Proteins from a single region of Ensifer adhaerens:
- a CDS encoding ABC transporter ATP-binding protein/permease: MDSQPVPIRTTALRFARAVRIFLFSEVGGRARWMFAGLMALLFGLNGLNVVNNYVGRNFMTAIAERQMDEFIRQAVFYVCVFVVLTVTGVIARFVEERLALLWREFLTRRAVGLYLEDEAYYRLEVSGTLTHPDQRISEDIQAFTVTTLSYIIMLFSSTLTVVTFSGVLWSISPLLFVVAVLYAACGSYMTIVLGRPLIGLNYERLDKEASFRSSLMHVRENAESVMVTNVEGQQKARLMQRLDDLIGNILTITAVNRNLAYFTSGYNWMIQIIPDLIIAPAFMRGEIEFGVITQSGAAFAMLVGAFSLIVRQFNSISNFAVVVSRLSSLLEAIEKSRANGGAGIELVKQEGDLVFDHVTLGSAGGHALLHDLSISIPQGAPVLISGPHAAAGAALFKASAGIPTAGAGRILRPNDVMFLPQRPYLPPASLRQFLLPSDNPGDISDSRMIEVVRSVGLDGLVHDALGLEKEQDREMSLGEQQLLAVAKALLARPRYVFLDRLEATLGHETFRKALSLLAENSITCINNGEEGDARDLYEAILDCQEDGRWTWTHGQT, encoded by the coding sequence ATGGACAGCCAGCCAGTGCCGATCCGAACGACCGCACTTCGTTTTGCACGAGCTGTCCGCATCTTTCTGTTCTCCGAAGTCGGCGGCCGGGCCAGGTGGATGTTTGCCGGGCTCATGGCGCTGCTCTTCGGCTTGAACGGCCTCAACGTCGTCAACAACTACGTCGGCCGCAATTTCATGACTGCGATCGCCGAGCGCCAGATGGATGAGTTCATTCGGCAGGCGGTTTTTTACGTCTGTGTGTTTGTAGTTCTCACCGTTACGGGCGTGATTGCACGCTTTGTCGAAGAACGGCTGGCGTTGCTCTGGCGCGAATTTCTGACGAGGCGCGCCGTCGGTCTCTATCTGGAGGATGAGGCCTACTACCGCCTGGAGGTCTCGGGGACCCTGACGCACCCGGACCAGCGGATTTCCGAGGATATCCAGGCATTCACGGTTACCACCCTCTCCTACATCATCATGCTCTTCAGCAGCACGCTGACCGTGGTGACGTTCTCAGGCGTGCTTTGGTCCATAAGCCCGCTGCTGTTTGTCGTCGCCGTGCTCTATGCGGCCTGCGGCTCCTACATGACGATCGTCTTGGGGCGCCCACTCATCGGCTTGAATTACGAACGGCTCGACAAGGAGGCGAGCTTCCGGTCCAGCCTCATGCATGTGCGCGAGAACGCCGAGTCGGTGATGGTGACGAATGTTGAAGGTCAGCAAAAAGCGCGATTGATGCAGCGCCTCGATGATCTGATCGGCAACATCCTCACCATTACCGCCGTCAATCGGAACCTGGCGTATTTTACGAGCGGCTACAATTGGATGATCCAGATCATCCCGGACCTGATCATTGCTCCGGCTTTCATGCGCGGGGAAATCGAATTCGGAGTGATCACGCAATCAGGCGCAGCCTTTGCCATGCTCGTGGGCGCGTTCTCCTTGATCGTCCGGCAATTCAATTCGATCTCGAACTTCGCCGTCGTTGTTTCCCGGTTGAGTTCCTTGCTGGAGGCCATTGAAAAGAGCCGGGCAAACGGTGGGGCCGGCATCGAGCTGGTCAAACAAGAGGGCGATCTGGTGTTCGATCACGTGACGTTGGGCTCGGCGGGCGGCCACGCACTGTTGCACGATCTGTCGATATCGATTCCGCAGGGGGCACCGGTGCTGATTTCCGGACCACACGCGGCTGCGGGCGCCGCGCTCTTCAAGGCGAGTGCCGGAATTCCGACCGCCGGCGCCGGGCGGATCCTACGCCCGAACGACGTGATGTTTCTTCCGCAGCGCCCCTACCTGCCGCCGGCTTCGCTTCGGCAGTTTCTTCTGCCTTCGGATAACCCGGGCGACATCTCCGATAGTCGAATGATCGAGGTCGTGCGAAGCGTTGGTCTCGACGGACTTGTTCACGACGCGCTCGGGCTGGAGAAGGAACAGGACCGGGAAATGTCCTTGGGCGAGCAGCAGCTCCTGGCTGTCGCCAAGGCCCTTCTTGCCAGGCCGCGATATGTCTTTCTTGACCGGCTTGAAGCGACCCTCGGGCATGAGACGTTCCGGAAAGCTCTGAGCCTGCTTGCCGAGAATTCGATCACCTGCATCAACAACGGCGAAGAGGGCGATGCGCGTGATCTTTACGAAGCGATCCTGGATTGCCAGGAGGATGGGCGCTGGACATGGACCCATGGCCAAACATGA
- a CDS encoding DnaJ C-terminal domain-containing protein, protein MTSPYETLGVSREATQKDIQSAYRKLAKKLHPDLNPGDKGAEDRFKAVSAAYALLSDEEKRGKYDRGEIDETGAETAPRHYYRDYASSGDAAGRYESAHGFSDFADTDDIFSSFFSRRSGGQQQRQRGRDQHFSMEISFLDAANGTKTEISLPGGGPALDLTIPAGTRDGQTLRLRGKGEPGFNGAPAGDALIDIRVRPHPLFAADGDDVRYELPISLSEAVLGGKIRVPTIDGAVNVTIPPHSNTGKTLRLKGKGLHKSGGGHGDAYVSLKIVLPHSPDPALSAFVESWTAGKTEDPRKGMGGQA, encoded by the coding sequence ATGACGAGCCCATACGAAACGCTTGGCGTCAGCCGCGAAGCGACACAAAAGGACATCCAGAGCGCCTATCGCAAGCTCGCCAAGAAATTGCACCCGGATCTAAACCCGGGAGACAAAGGGGCGGAGGACCGCTTCAAGGCGGTTTCAGCGGCCTACGCCCTCCTCAGCGACGAGGAAAAGCGCGGCAAATACGATCGCGGCGAAATTGACGAGACGGGCGCGGAGACCGCACCCCGCCACTACTACCGCGACTATGCCTCGTCCGGAGATGCCGCAGGACGTTACGAGAGCGCACATGGGTTCTCGGATTTCGCGGACACGGACGATATTTTCTCGAGTTTCTTTTCGCGGCGCAGCGGCGGTCAGCAGCAACGCCAGCGCGGGCGCGATCAGCACTTTTCCATGGAGATCAGCTTTCTGGATGCGGCCAACGGCACCAAGACCGAAATCAGCCTGCCGGGCGGCGGACCGGCGCTCGATCTCACCATCCCGGCCGGCACGCGCGACGGCCAGACGCTGCGGCTGCGTGGCAAGGGGGAGCCCGGCTTCAATGGCGCGCCAGCCGGCGATGCGCTGATCGATATCCGCGTCAGGCCGCATCCTCTGTTTGCAGCCGATGGTGACGACGTGCGCTACGAGCTGCCGATCTCACTCAGCGAAGCGGTGCTCGGCGGCAAGATCCGTGTCCCGACGATCGACGGCGCCGTCAATGTCACGATCCCGCCGCACTCCAACACCGGCAAGACGTTGCGCTTGAAGGGCAAGGGTCTGCACAAGTCAGGCGGCGGCCATGGCGATGCCTATGTCAGCCTGAAGATCGTGCTGCCGCATAGCCCCGATCCGGCGCTGTCGGCCTTCGTTGAAAGCTGGACGGCCGGAAAGACGGAAGACCCGCGCAAAGGCATGGGAGGCCAAGCATGA
- a CDS encoding phosphoketolase family protein, whose amino-acid sequence MVSPETASTKETASGSSHSTTPLSADELRLMDAYWRASNYLSVGQIYLLDNPLLREPLKREHIKPRLLGHWGTSPGLNMLYVHLNRVIKRDDLNMIYIIGPGHGGPSLVAHAYLEGTYTEFYPNIAEDAEGMQRLFKQFSFPGGIPSHVAPETPGSIHEGGELGYALSHAYGAAFDNPDLVVACVVGDGEAETGPLATGWQSNKFLNPARDGCVLPILHLNGYKIANPCFLARIPREELQKFFEGMGYKPYFVEGHDPASVHQQLAGVLDTAMAEIRRIWDDARVRGNLKRPAWPMIVFRTPKGWTCPPEIDGKKCEDYWRAHQVPMGEMDKPEHIRILEQWMKSYRPEELFSAEGRLKPEIAALAPSGRRRMSDNPHANGGLLLRDLKMPAFRDYAVDVPLPGATTVEAARVMGKFLRDVMKSNMDAKNFRLFSPDENNSNRWQDVLEVTNRCYMAEIYPEDDHLAPDGRIMEVLSEHQCQGWLEGYLLTGRHGFFSCYEAFIHIIDSMFNQHAKWLKVCNEIPWRRPVASLNYFLSSHVWRQDHNGFSHQDPGFIDHVVNKKADVIRVYLPPDANTLLSVTDHCLRSRNYINVVVAGKQPGPQWLTMEEAVRHCSMGVSIWDWASNDANSEPDVVMACCGDVPTLETLAAVQLLREHLPEVKVRVVNVVNLMKLQPAEEHPHGLTDRDFDGIFTRDKPIIFAFHGYPWLIHRLTYRRTNHDNLHVRGYKEEGTTTTPFDMVVLNELDRFHLAGDVIDRLPQLGARAAYFKQAIQAKLIEHREYIEKHGDDMPPISGWKWGVQGAQQAKPRTSTEGDNV is encoded by the coding sequence ATGGTTTCGCCTGAAACGGCATCGACGAAAGAGACGGCATCCGGGAGCTCGCATTCGACAACGCCATTGTCAGCAGACGAACTTCGTCTGATGGACGCCTATTGGCGCGCTTCGAACTACCTTTCTGTCGGTCAGATCTATCTGCTCGACAATCCGCTCCTGCGCGAGCCGCTGAAGCGGGAACACATCAAACCGCGCCTGCTTGGCCACTGGGGCACCTCGCCCGGTCTCAACATGCTCTATGTGCATCTCAACCGCGTGATCAAGCGCGACGATCTCAATATGATCTATATCATCGGGCCGGGACACGGCGGCCCGTCGCTGGTGGCGCATGCCTATCTCGAAGGGACCTACACCGAGTTCTACCCGAACATTGCCGAAGACGCCGAGGGCATGCAGCGGCTCTTCAAGCAGTTCAGTTTTCCGGGCGGCATACCGAGCCACGTCGCGCCGGAAACGCCCGGCAGCATCCACGAGGGCGGCGAACTCGGCTATGCACTCAGCCACGCCTATGGTGCGGCCTTCGATAATCCGGACCTTGTCGTCGCCTGCGTCGTCGGCGATGGCGAGGCCGAGACCGGGCCGCTTGCGACCGGCTGGCAGAGCAACAAGTTCCTGAACCCTGCCCGCGACGGCTGCGTGTTGCCGATCCTGCATTTGAACGGCTACAAGATCGCCAACCCCTGCTTCCTCGCCCGCATTCCGCGCGAGGAGTTGCAGAAGTTCTTCGAGGGCATGGGCTACAAGCCCTATTTCGTCGAAGGGCATGATCCGGCAAGCGTGCACCAGCAACTGGCCGGCGTGCTCGACACGGCGATGGCCGAGATCCGGCGGATCTGGGACGATGCCCGTGTGAGGGGCAATCTGAAGCGGCCGGCCTGGCCGATGATCGTCTTCCGCACACCTAAGGGCTGGACCTGCCCTCCGGAGATCGACGGCAAGAAATGTGAAGACTACTGGCGGGCGCACCAGGTGCCCATGGGCGAGATGGACAAGCCTGAGCATATCCGCATCCTCGAGCAGTGGATGAAGAGCTATCGCCCGGAGGAGCTTTTCAGCGCGGAAGGTCGGCTAAAGCCCGAGATCGCAGCGCTCGCCCCATCGGGGCGCCGTCGCATGAGCGACAACCCGCACGCAAACGGCGGTCTGCTGCTGCGCGACCTGAAGATGCCGGCCTTCCGCGACTATGCCGTCGACGTCCCGCTTCCCGGCGCAACCACCGTGGAAGCCGCCCGCGTCATGGGCAAGTTCCTGCGCGATGTGATGAAATCCAACATGGACGCAAAGAACTTCCGCCTGTTCAGCCCCGACGAAAACAATTCCAACCGCTGGCAGGACGTGCTGGAGGTCACCAATCGCTGCTACATGGCCGAGATCTATCCGGAGGACGATCACCTCGCACCGGATGGCCGCATCATGGAGGTGCTGAGCGAACACCAGTGCCAGGGCTGGCTCGAGGGCTATCTGCTCACCGGCCGCCACGGCTTCTTCTCCTGCTACGAAGCCTTCATCCACATCATCGATTCGATGTTCAACCAGCATGCCAAGTGGCTGAAGGTCTGCAACGAGATCCCCTGGCGCCGACCGGTTGCGTCGCTGAACTACTTCCTCAGTTCGCATGTCTGGCGGCAGGACCACAACGGCTTCAGCCATCAGGATCCCGGCTTCATCGATCACGTCGTCAACAAGAAGGCAGACGTCATCCGCGTCTACCTGCCGCCGGATGCCAACACACTGCTCTCCGTCACCGACCATTGCCTGCGCAGCCGCAACTACATCAACGTCGTCGTGGCCGGCAAACAGCCGGGGCCGCAATGGCTGACGATGGAAGAGGCCGTGCGCCATTGCAGCATGGGCGTCAGCATCTGGGACTGGGCGAGCAACGATGCCAACAGCGAACCGGATGTCGTCATGGCCTGCTGCGGTGACGTTCCGACACTCGAAACGCTGGCCGCGGTCCAGCTGCTGCGCGAGCACCTCCCGGAAGTGAAGGTTCGGGTCGTCAATGTCGTCAACCTGATGAAGCTTCAGCCGGCGGAGGAACATCCCCACGGCCTCACGGACCGCGACTTCGATGGCATCTTCACCAGGGACAAGCCGATCATCTTCGCCTTCCACGGCTATCCGTGGCTGATCCATCGGCTCACCTACCGCCGCACCAACCACGACAACCTGCATGTTCGTGGCTACAAGGAGGAAGGCACGACGACGACGCCATTCGACATGGTGGTGCTCAACGAGCTCGATCGTTTCCATCTCGCCGGCGATGTCATCGACCGCCTGCCGCAACTCGGCGCCCGTGCCGCCTATTTCAAGCAGGCAATTCAAGCCAAGCTGATCGAGCATCGCGAATATATCGAGAAGCATGGCGACGACATGCCGCCGATCAGCGGCTGGAAATGGGGCGTTCAGGGCGCGCAACAGGCGAAGCCGAGGACGTCGACGGAGGGTGACAATGTGTAG
- a CDS encoding ethanolamine ammonia-lyase, translated as MSKGMFSDQHALSRRDLLLVAGTAAATLATSSHAAGAAPGTSTLVIDEVKQGEDVFAYIGRMKGGFDETTYRQVLGCANAFKEGDQTIGVAAENDASRANARALLANTKIADLHHRPLFEDDLQRLIWQTTDKAQHEKVKDWTMGQLKEFLLTGSEEEIKGVMYGLSSDTIGCVPKLMSNEELIAVSQKIFNVMPGTKLGAKGYMGARIQPNSPTDHPEDIMWQVLDAFSYATGDIVIGTNPVDSTVNSVVTVERTLKEIVDAFNLGDVIPWCVLAHIDVQGEVSESFPGTVSTVFQSLAGTDDCNKIFDITNEKIMKYASAKAGERYGLYFETGQGSEFTNGVANGVDMMVLESRKYGFSRAVGIELAKVQPRGAWLHVNDVAGFIGPEVFKSREQLVRCCLEDMVMGKLHGLTIGLDICTTLHMTVSLDDLDWCQDQIMPANPAYLIALPTKNDPMLSYLTTAFQDHVRIREKFGFKVNDAMWDFYKRIGIVGNDNSYTSNYGDPLWVYYQYRLAKGDKRPKDAVYAEGRKMMTAVEARGVDLATGHGEKIWDLDPALATKVKGLYDDAKLSLWAELTPEFIASVPDVVPLRTLSKDRNDYIAHPTTGETLSPASISEIERIRASWKSDMPKGQIVISDGLNAKAIMDDGHLTPYLEEMRRLLGDAGVTVSDKNILVTSGRVRAGYRIGEMLFADADPNSFRGILHIIGERPGTMHHAYSVYITVAKGKRWAEKDIDHDMTKLVSNVADTALAPKEAAKETLTIIREIIGKDVNGSRRYG; from the coding sequence ATGAGCAAGGGCATGTTCTCGGATCAGCACGCACTGTCCAGACGGGATCTCCTGCTGGTGGCAGGCACTGCGGCGGCCACGCTCGCCACATCGAGCCACGCTGCCGGGGCAGCACCGGGCACAAGCACCCTCGTGATCGATGAGGTCAAGCAGGGCGAGGATGTCTTTGCCTATATCGGCAGGATGAAAGGTGGTTTTGACGAGACGACCTATCGGCAGGTGCTGGGGTGTGCAAATGCGTTCAAGGAAGGTGACCAGACGATTGGAGTGGCGGCGGAGAACGATGCGTCGCGAGCGAACGCCCGGGCTCTCCTGGCAAACACGAAGATCGCCGACCTGCACCATCGCCCGTTGTTTGAGGACGATCTACAACGACTGATCTGGCAGACCACGGACAAAGCCCAACACGAAAAGGTCAAAGACTGGACCATGGGCCAGTTGAAGGAATTTCTTCTGACCGGATCGGAAGAAGAGATCAAAGGCGTCATGTATGGCCTGAGCAGCGATACCATCGGCTGCGTGCCGAAACTGATGAGCAACGAAGAGCTGATCGCCGTCAGCCAGAAAATCTTCAACGTCATGCCCGGCACCAAGCTGGGGGCGAAGGGATATATGGGCGCACGGATCCAGCCGAATTCGCCAACGGACCACCCCGAAGACATCATGTGGCAGGTGCTCGATGCGTTTTCCTATGCCACCGGCGACATTGTCATCGGTACCAACCCGGTGGACAGCACCGTCAACAGCGTCGTCACCGTCGAGCGTACGCTCAAGGAGATCGTGGATGCCTTCAATCTGGGCGACGTCATTCCCTGGTGCGTGCTCGCCCATATCGACGTCCAGGGCGAGGTGAGCGAAAGCTTCCCGGGTACCGTTTCCACGGTGTTCCAGAGCCTCGCCGGAACGGATGACTGCAACAAGATCTTCGACATCACCAATGAGAAGATCATGAAGTATGCAAGTGCTAAGGCCGGGGAAAGGTATGGCCTCTACTTCGAGACCGGGCAGGGCTCGGAATTCACCAACGGCGTGGCAAACGGCGTCGACATGATGGTGCTTGAGTCTCGAAAATACGGCTTCAGCAGAGCGGTAGGCATCGAGCTTGCGAAGGTACAGCCCAGGGGCGCATGGCTCCACGTCAACGATGTGGCCGGCTTCATCGGCCCAGAGGTCTTCAAGAGCCGCGAACAACTCGTGCGATGCTGCCTCGAAGACATGGTCATGGGCAAGCTGCACGGGCTGACCATCGGCCTCGATATCTGCACCACCCTGCACATGACGGTGAGTCTCGACGATCTCGATTGGTGCCAGGACCAGATCATGCCAGCCAATCCCGCCTATCTGATTGCGCTGCCCACAAAAAACGACCCGATGCTGAGCTATCTCACGACAGCTTTTCAGGACCACGTACGCATTCGGGAGAAATTCGGCTTCAAGGTCAACGATGCTATGTGGGATTTCTACAAACGCATCGGCATCGTCGGCAACGACAACAGCTACACGTCAAACTACGGCGATCCGCTCTGGGTCTATTACCAGTACCGCCTCGCCAAGGGCGACAAGCGGCCAAAGGACGCTGTTTACGCCGAGGGCCGGAAAATGATGACGGCGGTCGAAGCGCGGGGCGTCGATCTTGCGACGGGCCACGGCGAGAAGATCTGGGATCTCGACCCTGCGCTCGCGACGAAAGTGAAGGGGCTCTACGACGACGCCAAACTATCGCTCTGGGCCGAACTTACTCCGGAATTTATCGCGTCCGTGCCCGACGTCGTCCCGCTTCGCACCCTATCCAAGGACCGGAACGACTACATCGCCCACCCGACCACCGGCGAAACGCTCAGCCCTGCTTCGATCAGCGAGATCGAACGGATCAGGGCATCCTGGAAAAGCGACATGCCCAAGGGCCAGATCGTCATTTCGGACGGCTTGAATGCCAAGGCCATCATGGACGACGGGCACCTCACGCCTTACCTCGAAGAGATGCGCAGATTACTTGGAGATGCCGGCGTCACGGTGAGCGACAAGAACATCCTGGTCACCAGCGGCAGGGTGCGGGCCGGCTACAGGATCGGCGAAATGCTCTTTGCAGATGCCGATCCCAACAGCTTCAGAGGGATTCTCCACATTATCGGTGAGCGGCCCGGAACCATGCATCACGCCTATTCGGTCTACATCACTGTCGCCAAGGGAAAGCGTTGGGCGGAAAAGGACATCGACCACGACATGACCAAACTGGTCAGCAACGTCGCCGACACAGCACTTGCCCCCAAGGAGGCAGCAAAGGAAACCCTGACCATCATCCGGGAGATTATTGGCAAGGACGTGAACGGCAGCCGGCGTTATGGGTGA
- the adhP gene encoding alcohol dehydrogenase AdhP: MAQTMKAAVVRQFRAPLMIEEVAVPTPQPGQILVKYEATGVCHTDLHAANGDWPVKPSPPFIPGHEGVGYVQAVGAGVKRVKEGDRVGVPWLHSACGYCPHCRTGWETLCASQSNTGYSVNGTFAEYGLADPDFVGSLPAGLEFGPAAPVLCAGVTVYKGLKETEVRPGEWVAISGIGGLGHMAVQYAKAMGMHVVAADIFDDKLALAKKLGADLTVNGKAKDAIEQVTKATGGVHGALVTAVSPAAMEQAFGFLRSRGTMALVGLPPGMISVPVFETVLKRITVRGSIVGTRQDLEESLQFAAEGKVAPHFSWDSLENINEIFHRMEAGKIDGRIVMSLQ; encoded by the coding sequence ATGGCCCAGACGATGAAGGCGGCCGTCGTTCGACAGTTCCGCGCTCCCCTTATGATCGAGGAAGTGGCTGTGCCCACGCCGCAACCGGGGCAGATCCTCGTCAAGTATGAAGCAACCGGCGTCTGCCATACCGACCTCCATGCAGCCAATGGAGACTGGCCGGTGAAGCCGAGCCCGCCGTTCATTCCGGGACACGAGGGTGTCGGCTATGTCCAGGCAGTGGGTGCCGGCGTCAAGCGAGTGAAAGAGGGGGACAGGGTTGGCGTTCCCTGGCTTCACAGCGCGTGTGGCTACTGCCCGCATTGCCGCACCGGTTGGGAGACACTCTGCGCGTCACAGTCGAACACCGGATACTCGGTCAATGGAACATTTGCCGAGTATGGACTGGCGGATCCAGACTTCGTCGGCAGCCTGCCTGCCGGCCTGGAGTTCGGCCCTGCCGCGCCGGTTCTGTGCGCCGGCGTGACGGTTTACAAAGGCTTGAAGGAAACGGAAGTTCGTCCCGGGGAATGGGTCGCCATCTCCGGCATCGGCGGCCTTGGCCACATGGCGGTGCAATACGCAAAGGCGATGGGCATGCATGTGGTCGCCGCCGACATCTTCGACGACAAGCTGGCGCTCGCAAAGAAACTGGGTGCCGACCTGACGGTCAACGGCAAGGCGAAGGATGCCATAGAGCAGGTAACAAAGGCGACCGGCGGGGTGCATGGCGCGCTCGTAACCGCGGTTTCACCTGCGGCAATGGAACAGGCGTTCGGATTCCTGAGATCGCGGGGGACGATGGCGCTCGTCGGCCTGCCCCCGGGGATGATCTCGGTGCCGGTATTTGAAACAGTGCTCAAGCGCATAACGGTGCGCGGATCGATCGTCGGCACTCGCCAGGACCTGGAGGAATCGCTGCAGTTTGCCGCTGAAGGCAAGGTGGCGCCGCATTTCTCATGGGACAGCCTCGAGAACATCAACGAGATCTTCCACCGGATGGAAGCAGGCAAGATCGACGGTCGCATCGTGATGAGCCTGCAGTAG
- a CDS encoding chaperone modulator CbpM, whose protein sequence is MNDREFCEHLEIEVKVLRIWVEQRWLMPREAEAGWLFEEADLARARLIQDLTGPMGVNDDGVDVAMRLLDQIHGLRGRLAVLMSAIRSQDPEVQRLILSRVEDE, encoded by the coding sequence ATGAACGACCGTGAATTCTGCGAACACCTCGAGATCGAGGTCAAGGTCCTGCGCATCTGGGTCGAACAGCGCTGGCTGATGCCACGAGAGGCGGAAGCAGGTTGGCTTTTCGAAGAAGCTGACCTTGCCCGCGCCCGCCTGATCCAGGATCTGACGGGTCCTATGGGTGTCAATGATGACGGTGTCGACGTCGCCATGCGGTTGCTCGACCAGATCCACGGGTTGCGCGGCCGCCTCGCCGTGCTGATGAGCGCCATTCGATCCCAGGACCCGGAGGTTCAAAGGCTCATTCTGTCGAGGGTTGAGGACGAATAG
- a CDS encoding CBS domain-containing protein: MRVKDVMTTSVVKLSPDNSVRQAARIMLDNHISGLPVVDDDGRLVGLISEGDLIRRTELGGGVPIVDATMGAEDRANAYVRRSSWRVGDAMTTDPLTIDEDASVARVAAIMHERGIKRIPVLRNSVLVGIISRADLLQAVLSAKQDETAAGDEAIRRSILVRLGENTGLEGLDVKVAVTDGIVHLWGNVETAECRRAARIVAENVRGVRGVVEHFSEPYPQ, translated from the coding sequence ATGCGCGTTAAAGATGTAATGACGACGTCCGTCGTCAAATTGTCCCCTGACAACAGCGTCAGACAGGCAGCCCGCATCATGCTCGACAATCACATCAGCGGCCTCCCCGTCGTTGACGACGACGGCCGCCTGGTGGGCTTGATCAGCGAGGGCGATCTGATCCGTCGAACGGAGCTTGGCGGCGGCGTCCCGATTGTGGACGCGACGATGGGCGCCGAAGATCGGGCCAATGCCTATGTGCGGCGCTCCTCCTGGAGGGTCGGCGACGCAATGACGACCGATCCCCTTACAATCGATGAGGATGCGTCCGTTGCGCGCGTGGCCGCGATAATGCACGAGCGCGGCATCAAGCGCATTCCCGTCCTGCGAAACAGTGTTCTGGTCGGCATTATCAGCCGCGCCGACCTGTTGCAGGCGGTTTTGTCGGCGAAGCAGGACGAGACGGCCGCGGGCGACGAAGCCATCCGGCGCAGCATTCTCGTGCGCCTCGGCGAGAACACCGGCCTCGAAGGGCTGGACGTAAAGGTCGCCGTGACCGATGGCATCGTTCATCTCTGGGGCAATGTGGAGACCGCCGAGTGCCGGAGGGCGGCACGCATCGTTGCCGAAAATGTCCGCGGCGTTCGGGGCGTGGTTGAGCACTTCTCGGAACCATATCCACAATAG
- a CDS encoding glucoamylase family protein, translating into MSELLSTDTELNWMPTEQDLARLQFTTLLYYLHCTNPDNGLVRDKTQEDAPASIAAIGMALATIPVLVERGIVIRKFAAKIARRRLQFLLQCPQGPEPDASGYRGFFYHFLDIETGRRVWECELSTIDSAFLFAGALTVAAYFDGDTADEVEIRRSANALYERADWNWACDHGLTLTHGWRPESGFIPYRWRGYDEGLLLYILGLGSPTHPLPVEAYAAYTESYDWRNLYGRELLYSGPLFTHQLSHMWIDFRGIRDHFMREHNSDYFQNSRHATFVQQEYAIRNPLNFVGYGEHCWGFTASDGPGWTKGTVNGREREFFDYLARGAPFGPDDGTVSPWAVVASLPFAPEIVIPTVWNCGRMKLGMTRLYGFRPSFNRSFPVEGSEAGWWVSPYHFGIDQGPVVLMIENYRTGLLWNIMRRCAPIVVGLRRAGFSGGWL; encoded by the coding sequence ATGTCGGAATTGTTGTCGACAGATACCGAACTCAACTGGATGCCGACCGAGCAGGATCTTGCCCGGCTCCAGTTCACGACGCTTCTCTACTATCTGCATTGCACCAATCCCGACAACGGCCTGGTGCGCGACAAGACGCAGGAAGATGCGCCGGCAAGTATCGCGGCGATCGGCATGGCGCTCGCGACGATACCCGTGCTTGTCGAGCGGGGCATTGTCATTCGCAAGTTCGCCGCGAAGATCGCGCGTCGGCGGCTGCAGTTTCTTCTGCAATGCCCGCAAGGGCCGGAGCCGGATGCCTCCGGCTACAGGGGCTTCTTTTATCACTTCCTTGACATCGAGACCGGCAGGCGCGTTTGGGAATGCGAATTGTCGACGATCGACTCCGCCTTCCTTTTCGCTGGCGCGCTGACGGTGGCCGCCTATTTTGATGGCGATACGGCGGACGAAGTCGAAATTCGGCGCTCGGCGAATGCGCTCTATGAGCGTGCCGACTGGAACTGGGCCTGCGATCATGGACTTACGCTGACCCATGGCTGGCGTCCGGAGAGCGGCTTCATTCCCTATCGCTGGCGCGGCTACGACGAAGGCCTGCTTCTCTACATACTCGGCCTCGGCTCGCCGACCCATCCGCTGCCGGTGGAAGCCTACGCCGCCTATACCGAAAGCTACGACTGGCGGAACCTTTATGGTCGCGAGCTGCTCTACTCGGGCCCTCTGTTCACGCACCAGTTGTCGCATATGTGGATCGATTTCCGCGGGATCCGCGACCATTTCATGCGCGAGCACAATAGCGACTACTTCCAGAACAGCCGGCATGCGACATTCGTCCAGCAGGAATACGCCATCCGCAATCCGCTGAATTTCGTCGGCTATGGCGAGCATTGCTGGGGCTTCACGGCGAGCGACGGGCCAGGCTGGACCAAGGGCACCGTGAACGGCAGAGAAAGGGAATTTTTCGATTATCTCGCCCGCGGCGCGCCCTTCGGCCCGGATGACGGAACCGTATCGCCCTGGGCCGTCGTCGCTTCTCTGCCGTTTGCGCCGGAGATCGTCATCCCAACGGTCTGGAACTGCGGCCGCATGAAGCTCGGCATGACCAGGCTCTATGGCTTCAGGCCGTCCTTTAACCGAAGCTTTCCGGTGGAAGGAAGCGAGGCCGGCTGGTGGGTCAGCCCCTACCACTTCGGCATCGATCAGGGCCCGGTGGTCCTGATGATCGAAAACTACCGAACCGGCCTGCTGTGGAACATCATGCGCCGGTGCGCGCCGATCGTGGTGGGTTTGAGGCGAGCAGGTTTTTCCGGCGGCTGGCTCTGA